CGATGCCGACGACACGCTCTGGCACAACGAAGGCATCTTCCGCCTGACCCAGGACCGCTTCGTCGCGCTCATGGCGCACCTGGCCGATCCGCAGGACCTGATGGCCAAGCTGCGCGACGTCGAGAAGCGCAACCTGCGGCTCTACGGCTATGGCGTGAAGGGCTTCACGCTCTCGATGATCGAGACGGCGATGGAGCTGACCGGCAACGAGGCGCCCAGCCGGCTGATCGCCGAGATCCTGGCCGCCGGGCGCGAGATGCTGACCCATCCGGTCGAGCCGCTGCCGGGCGTCGAGCAGGCGCTGGCCGACCTCGCCCAGGATTACCGGCTGGTGCTGATCACCAAGGGCGACCTGCTGCACCAGGAGCAGAAGCTGGCGGCCTCGGGCCTCGGCGAACTGTTCGTCGCCGTCGAGATCGTCTCCGAGAAGGACGCGGGCACCTACGAGCGGGTGTTCGCCCGCCACGGCGCGGGCGCAGCCCGGGCCGCCATGTGCGGCAACTCCATGCGCTCGGACATCCTGCCGGCGCTGGAGGCGGGCGCCTATGCGGCCTACGTC
The Phenylobacterium zucineum HLK1 genome window above contains:
- a CDS encoding HAD family hydrolase, with the protein product MRITTVGLDADDTLWHNEGIFRLTQDRFVALMAHLADPQDLMAKLRDVEKRNLRLYGYGVKGFTLSMIETAMELTGNEAPSRLIAEILAAGREMLTHPVEPLPGVEQALADLAQDYRLVLITKGDLLHQEQKLAASGLGELFVAVEIVSEKDAGTYERVFARHGAGAARAAMCGNSMRSDILPALEAGAYAAYVPYELVWEHEVADAPENHPRFTELSSLAELPAWLRALT